A portion of the Lolium rigidum isolate FL_2022 chromosome 1, APGP_CSIRO_Lrig_0.1, whole genome shotgun sequence genome contains these proteins:
- the LOC124668870 gene encoding probable ribosome-binding factor A, chloroplastic — protein MFPCRPLVSPPLPRALAAAAPVSLRRLPSAALSLRVVRCMAKERRVRMVAKQIQRELADMLTRDPVMQRAVLPEAALGADRYLSSLTTIADVELSNDLQVCKVYVSVFGDERGKKVAMAGLKDKTKYVRSQIGKRMKLRLTPEIRFIEDESMERGSRILTILDKLKEEREQREGKDEEEDGEASDLVEEEDGDWDGDEPDEEDIIYVK, from the exons ATGTTCCCGTGTCGCCCACTGGTGTCCCCGCCGCTGCCGCGCGCCCTCGCGGCCGCGGCGCCCGTGTCCCTGCGGCGTCTGCCGTCGGCGGCGCTGTCGCTGCGTGTGGTGCGGTGCATGGCCAAGGAGCGGCGGGTGCGGATGGTGGCGAAGCAGATCCAGCGGGAGCTCGCGGACATGCTGACCCGCGACCCCGTCATGCAGCGCGCCGTCCTCCCCGAGGCCGCCCTCGGCGCCGACCGCTAcctctcctccctcaccaccatcgccgacgtCGAGCTCTCCAACGATCTGCAG GTCTGCAAGGTGTATGTTTCCGTGTTTGGGGACGAGAGGGGGAAGAAGGTCGCCATGGCTGGACTCAAGGACAAGACCAAGTATGTCAGGAGCCAGATAGGCAAGCGGATGAAGCTGCGCCTCACGCCTGAGATACGCTTCATCGAAGACGAGTCCATGGAGCGTGGAAGCAGG ATTCTTACTATATTGGACAAACTAAAGGAGGAAAGGGAGCAGCGAGAAGgaaaggatgaagaagaagatggagaAGCTTCAGATCTAGTGGAAGAAGAAGATGGTGACTGGGATGGAGATGAGCCAGATGAGGAGGACATAATTTATGTAAAATAG